The uncultured Desulfuromonas sp. genome has a segment encoding these proteins:
- a CDS encoding biopolymer transporter ExbD, translating to MARVSLSRRQRRKPAELNMSPLIDMIFILLIFFVVTTSFVREAGVDVQRPIAQTAETRDSTNIVIAITAENLVVVESKPIDVRSVQSYMERFLMQNPNGSVVLAADRSSRSGLVIQVLDACRLAGVKNLSVAAKKGA from the coding sequence ATGGCTCGTGTTTCACTCAGTCGCCGCCAGAGGCGCAAGCCCGCGGAACTCAACATGTCGCCGTTGATCGACATGATCTTTATTCTGCTGATCTTCTTTGTCGTCACCACCTCCTTCGTTCGCGAAGCCGGTGTTGACGTACAACGTCCCATCGCCCAGACCGCTGAAACGCGCGACAGCACCAATATCGTTATAGCCATCACCGCGGAGAATCTGGTGGTGGTCGAGAGCAAGCCCATCGACGTGCGCTCGGTGCAATCGTACATGGAGCGTTTTCTGATGCAGAACCCCAACGGTTCGGTGGTGTTGGCGGCCGATCGCAGCAGCCGCTCCGGGCTGGTGATCCAGGTGTTGGATGCCTGCCGTCTGGCCGGGGTGAAAAACCTCAGCGTTGCGGCGAAAAAAGGGGCCTGA
- a CDS encoding MotA/TolQ/ExbB proton channel family protein, producing MSNLLGESLDMIRHGGLVMWPLLVSSLVMWLMIFYKWLQFFQARRDEVSLKQCRQAMEEQRYVGAFWQQNILRQFRWLREHQCLDRDHLLQLQQRQSNEVDRFIGTILVLASAAPLMGLLGTVSGMITTFNVISVFGTGNARAMAAGISEALITTQAGLVVAVPGLILGALLYRRAEQMKERMQRFSLRLLQ from the coding sequence ATGAGTAACCTGCTTGGCGAAAGCCTCGACATGATCCGCCACGGCGGCCTGGTCATGTGGCCGCTGCTGGTCAGTTCGCTGGTGATGTGGCTGATGATCTTCTACAAGTGGCTGCAGTTTTTTCAGGCACGACGCGATGAAGTCAGCCTGAAACAATGCCGTCAGGCCATGGAAGAGCAGCGTTATGTCGGTGCCTTCTGGCAGCAGAATATCCTGCGCCAGTTTCGGTGGTTGCGCGAGCACCAATGCCTGGACCGCGATCATCTGCTGCAATTGCAGCAACGCCAAAGCAACGAGGTGGACCGCTTCATCGGCACCATTCTGGTGCTGGCCAGCGCCGCCCCATTGATGGGCCTGCTCGGCACGGTCAGCGGCATGATCACCACGTTTAATGTCATTTCCGTGTTCGGCACCGGCAATGCCCGCGCCATGGCCGCCGGAATTTCCGAGGCACTGATCACCACCCAGGCCGGTCTGGTAGTGGCGGTGCCGGGGCTGATCCTCGGCGCCCTGCTCTACCGCCGCGCCGAACAGATGAAAGAGCGGATGCAGCGCTTCAGCCTGCGTCTGCTGCAATAA
- a CDS encoding MotA/TolQ/ExbB proton channel family protein has protein sequence MKTLKTLLIAALLLVAHSSFAATWQEISDSLTTMNQQGLSRAAMIEQLMQQDEADLKKALSQLRSQVKEQKQQLSVAQKDLEKLSKVELQLNQELAAEQEEIEGIQGTVLGAAKRVNDLFEHSALGPEFAHDRQTVDTILEKKAFPGMDEIRALTALCRAYTTAGGQVTLGNGEFFAADGNVIRGEIARIGALGAVYRDRDAAGYLQANSDGRELVAVAGEIPGPALSAIDRFFSGEDNHLPVDISGGAVFLQMTQSKSFGEWLESGGFLVWPILAIGAIALLLAIERLVFFLRIRANSDTILHQVTRYVEMDQIKEGEMFCREKKNAPTCQILASCLKQIGQTQEVLDNALEEALMKQMPRFEKFLPTMAMFAAISPLLGLLGTVTGMISTFQVITVFGTGDPKMMSGGISEALITTQVGLAVAIPIMLLHHLFERRVDVLIGDMEEKGTAFKITLLKTGRITPQAQDSDHE, from the coding sequence ATGAAAACGTTGAAAACTTTACTCATTGCAGCACTGCTGCTCGTTGCCCACAGCTCCTTTGCCGCCACCTGGCAGGAGATCAGCGATTCTTTGACCACCATGAATCAGCAGGGTCTGTCGCGCGCGGCTATGATCGAACAGCTGATGCAACAGGATGAAGCCGACCTGAAAAAGGCCCTCAGCCAACTGCGCAGTCAGGTCAAAGAGCAGAAACAACAGCTCAGTGTCGCTCAAAAAGACCTGGAAAAACTGAGCAAGGTCGAGCTGCAACTGAATCAGGAGCTGGCCGCCGAGCAGGAAGAGATTGAAGGCATTCAGGGCACGGTGCTTGGCGCGGCCAAACGGGTCAACGATCTGTTTGAACACAGCGCTCTCGGTCCTGAATTTGCCCACGACCGCCAGACCGTGGACACCATTCTGGAGAAAAAAGCCTTCCCCGGCATGGATGAGATCCGCGCCCTAACCGCACTGTGCCGTGCCTACACCACGGCCGGCGGCCAGGTCACTCTGGGCAATGGTGAATTTTTTGCTGCTGACGGCAATGTCATCCGCGGCGAGATCGCCCGCATCGGCGCGTTGGGCGCGGTCTATCGTGACCGCGACGCCGCCGGCTACCTGCAGGCCAACAGCGACGGCCGTGAACTGGTGGCCGTGGCCGGTGAAATCCCCGGTCCGGCCTTGAGTGCCATTGATCGCTTTTTCAGTGGCGAGGATAACCATCTGCCGGTGGATATTTCCGGCGGTGCGGTCTTCCTGCAAATGACCCAGAGCAAGAGCTTTGGTGAATGGCTTGAATCGGGCGGCTTTCTGGTGTGGCCGATCCTGGCCATCGGTGCCATTGCCCTGCTGCTGGCGATTGAACGGCTGGTGTTCTTCCTGCGGATTCGCGCCAACTCCGACACCATCCTCCACCAGGTCACCCGCTATGTGGAGATGGATCAGATCAAGGAGGGCGAGATGTTCTGCCGTGAGAAAAAGAACGCCCCCACCTGCCAGATCCTCGCCAGTTGCCTGAAACAGATCGGCCAGACGCAGGAGGTGCTCGACAACGCCCTCGAAGAAGCCTTGATGAAGCAGATGCCGCGCTTTGAAAAGTTCCTGCCGACTATGGCCATGTTTGCCGCCATCTCCCCGCTGCTCGGTCTGCTGGGGACGGTGACCGGCATGATCAGTACGTTTCAAGTCATCACCGTGTTCGGCACCGGCGACCCGAAGATGATGTCGGGCGGTATCTCCGAGGCATTGATCACCACTCAGGTTGGTCTGGCCGTGGCCATCCCCATCATGCTGCTCCATCACCTGTTTGAACGGCGCGTGGATGTGCTGATTGGCGACATGGAAGAAAAAGGCACGGCGTTCAAGATCACCCTGCTGAAAACCGGCCGCATCACGCCGCAAGCGCAGGATAGCGACCATGAGTAA
- a CDS encoding energy transducer TonB, whose translation MAQQRSLLVTALAAAVATNLVLFLLIPLLSQIDGNADKESTRSAFTFNNLRQAPPPPPPEEQHKQPPPPKELPKTPPALPTRSQQPPPQAPPMQMPQPQFEAAVSDMKLGGMAFNPVSAPQSEFDISQVDTMPQVISRREPVYPYKAREQKVSGVVMVKFLVATDGSVHQASVVQANPPGVFDDSALQAVSSWRFKPGMLDQSAVATWITVPIRFAIN comes from the coding sequence ATGGCACAACAGCGTTCCCTGCTCGTCACTGCCCTGGCCGCCGCCGTGGCCACCAACCTGGTGCTGTTTCTGTTGATCCCGTTATTGTCGCAGATCGACGGCAACGCGGACAAAGAATCAACCCGCAGCGCCTTCACTTTCAACAACCTGCGTCAGGCACCGCCGCCTCCGCCGCCTGAAGAGCAACACAAGCAGCCGCCTCCGCCCAAGGAGTTGCCGAAGACACCGCCGGCGCTGCCGACTCGCAGTCAGCAACCACCGCCCCAAGCGCCGCCGATGCAGATGCCGCAACCGCAGTTTGAAGCGGCGGTCAGCGATATGAAACTGGGCGGCATGGCGTTCAATCCGGTCAGCGCACCGCAGAGCGAGTTTGACATCAGCCAGGTGGACACCATGCCGCAAGTGATCAGCCGCCGCGAACCCGTGTATCCGTACAAAGCGCGCGAGCAGAAAGTCAGCGGTGTGGTCATGGTCAAATTTCTCGTCGCCACCGATGGCTCGGTGCATCAAGCGTCCGTGGTACAGGCCAATCCACCCGGCGTCTTTGACGATTCGGCCTTGCAGGCGGTGAGCAGCTGGCGCTTCAAACCCGGCATGCTCGACCAGTCGGCTGTGGCCACCTGGATCACCGTGCCGATTCGCTTTGCCATTAATTAA